In Acidobacteriota bacterium, a single window of DNA contains:
- a CDS encoding GvpL/GvpF family gas vesicle protein encodes MIKEGKYIYCIIQNKEDRNFGSIGIGGRGDEVTTISYKNLAMVISNSPMEKYMVSRENLLAHQKVIEEVMKDYTVLPVRFCTIASNADEIRNLLDKRYLEFKNLLRDMDNKIELGVKAWWKDMNIIFNEIVEENKEIKRFKEKISKESIEVSYMDRIEIGKMVQTALENKKEKEAKEIFNVLRKSAYNAKNVKVYGDNMILNAAFLIDRAREKEFDTLMDNFDKKYGQRIKFNYVGPVPPYNFVNIVIYND; translated from the coding sequence ATGATAAAGGAAGGCAAATATATTTACTGTATAATTCAGAACAAGGAGGATAGGAATTTTGGCTCTATTGGCATTGGTGGCAGAGGCGATGAAGTAACTACTATATCCTATAAAAACTTAGCGATGGTAATCAGCAACTCACCAATGGAGAAGTATATGGTAAGTCGGGAGAATCTACTTGCTCACCAAAAGGTTATTGAGGAAGTTATGAAAGATTACACTGTTTTGCCGGTAAGATTCTGTACTATTGCCTCCAATGCCGATGAAATAAGAAACCTTCTTGATAAGAGATATTTAGAGTTTAAAAATCTTCTCCGAGATATGGATAATAAAATTGAATTAGGAGTTAAAGCATGGTGGAAAGATATGAATATTATTTTTAACGAAATCGTTGAAGAGAATAAAGAAATAAAACGATTTAAAGAGAAAATTTCTAAAGAATCAATTGAAGTAAGTTATATGGATAGAATAGAGATTGGAAAGATGGTGCAGACTGCCCTGGAGAACAAAAAAGAGAAGGAGGCAAAAGAGATATTCAATGTCTTAAGGAAATCAGCATACAATGCTAAAAATGTCAAGGTTTATGGAGATAACATGATTTTAAATGCTGCTTTTTTAATAGATAGAGCGAGAGAAAAGGAGTTTGATACATTAATGGACAATTTTGATAAAAAATATGGTCAGAGAATAAAGTTTAATTATGTGGGACCAGTTCCACCTTATAATTTTGTTAATATTGTCATATATAACGATTAA
- a CDS encoding gas vesicle protein GvpG — MFIIDDILLTPVKGLVWMADKIKKQAEAEYLDDSKVQENLISIQMDLEAGLISGEEYNEQERKLLERLEAIRKYKEGKR, encoded by the coding sequence ATGTTTATAATCGATGATATTTTGCTTACCCCTGTAAAGGGGTTGGTATGGATGGCTGATAAGATAAAAAAGCAAGCAGAAGCTGAATACCTTGATGACTCTAAAGTGCAAGAAAATCTTATAAGTATCCAGATGGACCTTGAAGCTGGTCTTATTTCCGGAGAAGAATACAATGAGCAGGAAAGAAAACTTTTAGAAAGATTGGAAGCTATTAGAAAATATAAAGAAGGAAAGCGATAA
- a CDS encoding gas vesicle protein, which produces MTLEATKDSSGSLVDVIDRILDKGLVINADIAISLAGVELLGIKIRAALASFETAARYGLEFPSGTNVETDAWKKAIVEKDTCPQCDKMVPREELLTDGCPWCGWHSAKTKTKPLA; this is translated from the coding sequence ATGACTTTGGAAGCCACAAAGGATAGTTCAGGGTCATTAGTAGATGTAATAGACCGAATCCTGGATAAAGGCTTGGTAATTAATGCAGATATAGCCATATCTTTAGCTGGAGTTGAGCTTCTTGGTATCAAGATAAGGGCAGCTCTTGCCTCATTTGAAACTGCTGCCAGATATGGCTTGGAATTTCCCTCTGGAACAAATGTTGAGACGGATGCCTGGAAGAAAGCCATTGTAGAAAAAGATACATGTCCCCAGTGTGATAAGATGGTGCCTCGAGAAGAACTTTTGACTGATGGATGTCCCTGGTGTGGCTGGCATAGTGCTAAGACAAAGACAAAACCACTTGCCTAA
- the gvpO gene encoding gas vesicle protein GvpO, with protein sequence MVNSIGELIEKTRKELNKLTGLKLSSTVGAIKDEKGWRIIVEMIEKKSIPDQMDILAIYEAIVDDNGNLFGFERKRMRKRIETSEEK encoded by the coding sequence ATGGTAAATTCTATAGGAGAATTAATTGAGAAGACTCGTAAGGAATTAAATAAACTAACAGGATTAAAGCTTTCTTCTACAGTAGGAGCTATCAAAGATGAAAAAGGCTGGCGTATAATTGTAGAAATGATTGAAAAAAAATCAATTCCTGACCAGATGGATATTCTGGCAATCTATGAGGCTATTGTAGACGATAATGGAAATCTCTTTGGGTTTGAACGAAAAAGAATGCGTAAGAGAATTGAGACATCAGAAGAAAAGTAA
- a CDS encoding GvpL/GvpF family gas vesicle protein, with protein sequence MYIYGIIETNEEKYFGSIGITADEEVYTISHKDIAACVSDSLNVNYSSLMKDTLIKFLMRHQFVIENIMKNYTIIPVKFGTTVSGNEDVQEVLRKGYREFKDTLRYINGKIELDIVVSFDDLDSILKEIGEISEIKKFKEEVLSKSSKGTLEDMIKVGAMVKKVLDRQKNECNSQILNFLKSEAIEFRRHEVIMDDSMILNCAFLLDKNKEREFDQRIKEVDQKFGGRLNFRCIGPLPPYSFSTVEIKKVEFEALNKAMNTLGLSNKVTQLEMKKAYRKLAFKYHPDKNLHNPETRSRFAELNNAYKLLSLYCHGSKHSFEKEKAGDFISVRIIKDLMDPRK encoded by the coding sequence ATGTATATTTATGGCATTATAGAGACTAACGAAGAAAAATACTTTGGATCTATAGGTATTACTGCAGATGAGGAGGTCTACACAATTTCTCATAAAGATATCGCTGCCTGTGTAAGTGATTCCCTAAATGTAAATTACTCTTCCTTGATGAAGGATACATTGATTAAATTTCTTATGAGACATCAATTTGTTATTGAAAATATAATGAAAAACTATACTATCATTCCTGTCAAATTTGGGACTACAGTCTCAGGTAATGAAGATGTTCAAGAGGTATTGAGGAAGGGATACAGAGAATTTAAAGATACTTTGCGATATATAAATGGAAAAATAGAACTTGATATAGTAGTTAGCTTTGATGATTTAGACTCAATTTTGAAGGAGATAGGTGAGATATCTGAAATCAAGAAATTCAAGGAAGAGGTTTTATCAAAGTCTTCTAAAGGAACTTTAGAAGATATGATAAAGGTAGGAGCGATGGTAAAGAAAGTCTTAGACAGGCAAAAGAATGAGTGTAACTCACAAATATTAAATTTTTTAAAAAGTGAAGCTATAGAATTTCGACGTCACGAAGTTATTATGGATGATAGTATGATTTTAAATTGTGCTTTCTTATTGGATAAGAATAAAGAGAGAGAATTTGATCAAAGAATAAAGGAAGTGGATCAAAAATTTGGTGGAAGATTAAATTTCCGTTGCATAGGCCCTCTTCCTCCATATAGTTTTAGCACAGTGGAAATAAAAAAAGTTGAATTTGAAGCATTAAATAAAGCAATGAATACATTAGGATTAAGCAATAAAGTTACACAATTAGAAATGAAGAAAGCCTATCGTAAATTAGCATTTAAATATCATCCTGATAAGAATCTCCATAATCCCGAGACCCGATCCAGATTTGCTGAGCTGAACAATGCTTATAAACTTCTCAGTCTTTATTGTCATGGAAGCAAACACTCATTTGAAAAGGAAAAGGCAGGGGATTTTATCTCAGTCAGGATAATAAAAGACCTCATGGACCCAAGAAAATGA